In a single window of the Streptomyces cinnabarinus genome:
- a CDS encoding phosphoribosyltransferase, which produces MSAVRENLTYERFGTAVRELAQTIADDGYEPDVVLSIARGGVFVAGGLAYALDCKNIHLVNVEFYTGVGTTLEMPVMLAPVPNAIDFSDKKVLITDDVADTGKTLKLVHDFCLDHVAEVRSAVIYEKSHSLVKCEYVWKRTDDWINFPWSVLPPVSKSGEGPRENKEAL; this is translated from the coding sequence ATGAGCGCCGTACGGGAGAACCTCACCTACGAGCGCTTCGGCACCGCCGTCCGCGAGCTCGCCCAGACGATCGCCGATGACGGTTACGAGCCCGACGTCGTGCTCTCCATCGCCCGCGGCGGCGTCTTCGTGGCCGGCGGACTCGCCTATGCCCTGGACTGCAAGAACATCCACCTGGTGAACGTGGAGTTCTACACCGGCGTGGGGACCACCCTGGAGATGCCGGTCATGCTGGCGCCCGTCCCCAACGCCATCGACTTCTCCGACAAGAAGGTCCTGATCACCGACGACGTCGCCGACACCGGCAAGACGCTCAAGCTGGTCCACGACTTCTGCCTGGACCACGTCGCCGAGGTCCGCTCCGCCGTCATCTACGAGAAGTCTCACTCGTTGGTGAAGTGCGAGTACGTGTGGAAGCGCACCGATGACTGGATCAACTTCCCGTGGAGCGTTCTGCCCCCGGTGAGCAAGTCGGGCGAGGGGCCCAGGGAGAACAAGGAAGCGCTCTGA
- a CDS encoding GYD domain-containing protein produces the protein MPLYLSRFSYTPETWARLISHPEDRAKAARSYIESVGGKLHGFWYAFGTRDGYNLWEAPDNVSMASVALAISGGGALSSFETTVLLTVDETLEALSKAGQIQYRPPGA, from the coding sequence ATGCCGCTCTATCTGTCGAGGTTCAGCTACACGCCGGAGACCTGGGCCAGGCTCATCAGCCACCCCGAGGACCGCGCGAAGGCCGCTCGGTCGTACATCGAATCCGTCGGCGGCAAGCTGCACGGCTTCTGGTACGCGTTCGGCACCCGCGACGGCTACAACCTGTGGGAGGCCCCCGACAACGTCTCCATGGCCTCGGTCGCCCTGGCGATCAGCGGAGGCGGCGCACTCAGCTCGTTCGAAACGACGGTGCTCCTGACCGTCGACGAGACCCTGGAGGCCCTGAGCAAGGCAGGGCAGATCCAGTACCGGCCTCCCGGCGCGTAG